The Punica granatum isolate Tunisia-2019 chromosome 4, ASM765513v2, whole genome shotgun sequence genome has a window encoding:
- the LOC116206219 gene encoding uncharacterized protein At1g28695-like, translating to MEKSKTPILNLTILPLLFTGLLYIVLISNSSPASLLLPPRATFPACSGHRKSAESPAHEAPPRDDLELALRRASMGNRTVIIAIVNQAYVDPANSEDSDWTMLDLFLESFWLGEGTRKLLDHVLVVALDRTAYMMCRFRRLNCYKLVSDGVDFSGEKLFMSGDFLKMMWRRTNFLTDVLRRGYDFIFTDTDVMWLRNPFIRLSSDETEDLQISTDSFNGDPRSEENYINTGFYFVRSNNRTISLFEMWYSMKDNSTGIKEQDVLVNLMQSGNFKALGLKVRFLDSLYFSGFCTDSRDFGSVSTVHANCCRSIVAKIFDLTAVLRDWKRYRFWHRKSGYARNETFPYKWSNHVGCLKSWGIPINNTLT from the exons ATGGAGAAATCCAAGACCCCTATTCTGAACCTCACAATCCTCCCCCTCCTCTTCACTGGGCTTCTCTATATCGTCCTCATTTCTAATTCATCTCCAGCCTCACTACTCCTCCCGCCGAGGGCCACATTCCCGGCATGCTCCGGACACAGAAAATCG GCAGAGTCGCCGGCTCATGAAGCCCCGCCACGAGACGACCTAGAGCTTGCACTGAGGAGAGCATCCATGGGGAACCGGACCGTGATCATAGCCATAGTGAACCAGGCTTACGTGGACCCTGCGAACTCGGAGGACTCGGACTGGACCATGCTGGACCTGTTCCTGGAGAGCTTCTGGCTCGGGGAGGGCACGAGGAAGCTCCTCGACCATGTCCTGGTCGTAGCATTGGATCGGACGGCCTACATGATGTGCAGGTTCCGGAGGCTCAACTGCTATAAGTTGGTGTCGGATGGGGTCGATTTCTCGGGCGAGAAGCTCTTTATGTCGGGGGACTTCCTCAAGATGATGTGGAGACGGACCAATTTCTTGACTGACGTTCTGAGACGAGGTTACGACTTCATTTTCACG GATACAGATGTTATGTGGTTGAGAAATCCGTTTATCCGATTAAGCAGTgacgaaactgaagatctccAGATTAGTACTGATTCGTTCAACGGTGACCCTCGTTCCGAGGAAAACTACATCAACACAGGCTTCTACTTTGTCCGATCGAACAACCGGACCATCTCATTGTTCGAAATGTGGTATTCCATGAAAGACAATTCCACGGGAATTAAGGAACAAGATGTCCTAGTCAACCTAATGCAATCGGGCAATTTCAAAGCATTGGGACTCAAGGTTAGGTTCTTGGACAGCCTTTACTTCAGCGGATTCTGCACTGATAGTAGAGATTTCGGATCAGTCAGCACAGTCCATGCCAACTGCTGCCGAAGCATAGTAGCCAAGATATTCGACCTCACAGCGGTCCTTAGAGACTGGAAGCGGTACAGGTTTTGGCATCGGAAGTCTGGATATGCTCGGAATGAAACCTTTCCTTACAAGTGGTCGAACCATGTCGGCTGCCTGAAGTCATGGGGGATACCAATAAATAACACGCTTACTTAG